The genomic interval AGCATGGAAACTGCTTACCGCTTTAATCAAAGTGCTGAGAGTTCTATTTGTTCCATTGTGGCTTCATGTACTTAACGGTTTTAATTACCAGAAACACACATATCATGATATCACATATGacaattatttgttaaatgtgtgtgtaaaagttttataaattaTACACGAAAATAAACCACTACCAAAAATTTCAGAAAAATTGTAAAGGTTTAAGTAAATATCTCATCGGAAAGTATTGTCGAATACAATTAGAGGGACTGCGTTGAAATGGCTGCATCATATGAATTTCTTTTGTGACGTTTGAAGTACTTGAATGTGACAACCTTAATCTTTGAGTTTGCACACATATATATTCTTCAAAAAATGTGTCATTCACTCTAACACAGTATATTGCGCTTCAGATCTCCGTTACATTTCCTCGTGCATTTGGAGACGTTCTCCATTTGTTCAGTCTGCGTGCGAACTCCGTGTTTTTGGTCGCCGTGGCTGTTTCCGTTTCCCCGAAGATCTCATCAATGTCTGTGGCTCTGGCACCATTGCCGTGAAACGAGAAGTCGCGTGTGTTGTAAATGTCGCGAACGGCGCATGCGCTAACTGCACTTCTTCCGATCTTCATGTCGTTCATGGCGTACCAGGTTTTCTTGTCCGATCGGTAGCACTCCATTTCCGGTGACGTTTTCTCACCTGAAAATATGACATGTTTGTTTTGTCCCTCTTTTTTGCGTCATAGCGTATCTTCCAATTCAAGAACAACATGCTTTGTATCTGtcaactgatacattttttaaaatcttAGTCAATGTTGTCATGTTTTTGCATGCCTTGGGTACCGAATTTGCTACGAAGCCTTGTCAAGAAGTTTATGTGTATGCACACATAGTACACGAATGAATATCCCAATATGCGAAACTGAATTATTATTAGAGCATTACATACATTTTATCAAATGAAGTGCAAGTATTACACCAATTTAGTGACTTCTATATAATTAAAAGCACGTACTTAATTATATTATAGTTCTGGTTTAATTGGCCCctctcaaaatatgtatttaacattttacagaggggataatcacgtgacaaccaagatggcgacgttcatgccgaggcaggtatttttcgtcgttttataccctgtattacttgtattattattttttattctgctcactttccagccatatcaggaaGAAAGCTACTGgctttatttcatagtaatattcgctctatatctcgactttactcggtgcgaaattaattagcgggatgacctaattagtgctccactaagaaaatttgcggggagtaaagtcgagatataaagcgaatttaaatacaaaataaacgctaatcacctttttatagatatggctggaaagtaagcgtcatttaaaaaataaaaagaagtaataaagggtataaagcggcgaaaaataaccgtctcggtatggacgtcgccattttgactatcacgtgattaccccctcgaTATATTCATATTCCAGTAACGTATCTTTGCTCGACGAATCAAATTGTTATTGTCTTCTACTTATTTTTGATACCATCATGTGCACGCTTACCGTCGTAGCCTCCCATAGCATAAATATTTCCGTCCATGACAACGCACGAGAAATTACTCCGCCCGAGAAGCATGCTGGTGGCAGAATGCCATAGGCCCCGGATGTGGTCAAAGTACTCCACTGGAAAACGGTCGATAAAGGCAAAAACAATCGCAAATTAAGGCTTACTAATTATTCGTGCATTCATTTGTTCAAAAGTACAAGACAGCGGATGGTAAATAATGTGCGATGTCAATATGTTGTCATAGCTTTTTGCACTTGTAAATTTATGAGTGTAGGCAAGTAAATTTATGAGTGTAGGCAATTTGAGTAGTTTCacacatttttatacattattgcataaactctatctataatgccctctggcggggtgcaacaacttggcaaaaggagggcttgaacgggagaaatcgtgtattaacattGCGATTCAcatgccgttcaagccctgttatcatgtaaaacacaaccttgaactgtattgaaataatcgatttattttgtcgatgtcgaatgaacaaaacattttgttttcaatgatatttaaaattattttggtatgtgtgatttgtttatgcaataatagcgaaaatacaaattttctcggacatgatcatctgcgggcgctctcaaaatccgttcctgcccgagtgcgcacggatttttcgagcgcccgaagatgatcatgccctcgacaACGTGTGTTATCCCTATATTCACTTAATAATTGGAATCTATTTAAATCGAACCGTATGATCAGACTCAACAGTTTTTGAGAACATGTGCCTGAATCTGAATCTTTCACGTCGCTTAAAATCATAAGAAAACATTTACAATACCCGTCTCGAGGCGGCGGTGACCGTCATATCCGCCAACGGCGTACACGTGGTCCTCGCAGGCCACAAGACTGACGCCGCTGCGCCGCATTGCCATCTGGGTGAGGAGCGTCCACTGGTCGGCAACGGGGTCGTACATTTCGGCCGTTAGCAGACACGCCGTGCCGTCGAATCCGCCGGCGATGTAGAGTTTGCCTTTAgagaacaacaacaaaataatggtTCAGCTATAATTCCCGTTTTATATGTGTAGTTGACCCGTGATCATCCATCAATTTTAGCTCTACTGgtcgaaggcctgaagagcttatgtcatggcgtggtttccgtcgtccgtccgtgcgtgcgtgcgtaagactttttcttgtttacgcgattaagtccacagttttcatccgattcttttcaaacttgttcagagtctttatattaatgaggactcgaaccctattgaaaatgggttacatcagagtaaaaagtccagaattatctccccttgtatttgagaaaattgtgaaataaggcttgtttacgcaataaagtccacagttttcatccatttattttccaacttgcacagtgtctttatctgaatgatgagtcaaaccctattgaaaatgagcaataccggagttataagtccagaattatctccccttgaatttgagaaaaaaaaggaaaatttagttttttttatgtgataaagtccataattttcatccaattcttggcaaacttgcacagtgtcatTATATCAATGACGACTCAAacccctttttatgccccccccccccttcgaagaagcggggggatattgttttgcacatgtcggtccgtccgtccaccagatggtttgtccgaccgtccaccagatggtttccggatgataactcaagaacgcttagtcctaggatcatgaaacttcataggtacattgatcttgactcgcagatgacccctattgattttcaggtcactaggtcaaaggttaatgtcacagtgactcgaaacagtaaaacggtttccggatgataactaaagaatgcttaagcctaggatcatgaaacttgatgcgtacattgatcctgactggcagatgacccctattgatttccaggtcactaggtcaaaggtcaaggtcactgtgactcgaaacagtaaaatggtttccgtaggataactcaagaatatttacgcatacgatcatgaaacttcataggtacattgataatgactggcagatgacccctattgattttcaggtcactaggtcaaaggtcaaggtcacagtgactcgaaacagtaaaatggtttcctgatgataactcaagaatgcctacgcctaggattatgaaagctcataggtacattgatcatgactggcagatgaccccaattaattttcaggtcactaggtcaaaggtcaaggtcacagtgactcgaaacagtaaaatggtttcctgatgataactcaagaataattaggcctaggatcatgaaacttcataggtaaattgatcatgactggcagatgacccatatttattttcaggtcactaggtcaaaggtcaaggtcacagtgacaaaaaacgtattcacacaatggctgccactacaactgacagcccatatttcattcattgtatgtgtgtgtgtccaaaaactttaaccttggttaaagttccttggttaaagtttgataacttttgaaatattgaagatagcaacttcatatttagcatgcatgtgtatcacactgagctgcacattttgagtggtgaaaagtcagggcaatgtcatccttcaaagtcaaagatcattgtatttttctttcctcaagttttaacccatttatgcctaggggACTCTTACATccagctaaattggatcaatttatcatgactggcagataacccctattgattttcaggtcactaggtcaaaggtcaaggtcacagtgacaaaaaacgtattcacacaatggcttccactacaactgacagcccttatggggggcatgcatgttttaaaagagcaatatcgaagcaataagtccagaatgactttcCCTTGAATaagagaaaattttgaaatcacgcttgtttacgcaattaattccacagttttcatctaattatttccaaatttgcacagtatctttatatcaatgaggtcTTGAActctattgaatatgagcagcatcggagaaataagtacataataatctccccttgaatttgagaaaattctcattgtttgcgcgattaagtacacagtttccatcttattctttctaaacttgcacagtgtttatagcagtagagcaatTCAgaccctcatgggcctcttgttagaTATGAGGAATCATAATTTTATAAGTCTTCAAAGATTTGAATGCTCTCTGACCCCTTTAACAGATGTATGCTTCAGGTACCCCAACAATCAAACCTTTCACAGTGGTATGATTTTCTGTCTGTGCCATTAATCAGGTAAGCGCTTTGGGTCCGCATAGTCCTCTTGTTTATAAGCCCCACTCCCCAATtccttttaacatttaaatttaacagaaaatgttTCTAATGAACATCTAACCCACCAAAATAGtaacaaataattcatgtatCTTATTATGAGCGCCGTGACATTTTATGACTAGTACCATAAATCGATTTTCACCTCTTAGAGTGGTCGCCCCAGCGTCGCTACGGCGGTTAAACATGGGCGTGACGAGCGTCCACTGGTTCCGCGTCCGGTCGTAGCGCTCCATGGAGTTATGACGCTGACGTCCGTCGTATCCGCCGCAGGCATATATAACGCCGTCGATCTCAACGACGCTGACGTAACATCTGACCCCagacaaacaatttaataatggGGGTGTAAAATGCACAggatttttttttgtgtgtactGATCATAGTTGTTTGCAtgatatataacatatttttctgTTTGTGACATTTTCGAAACATACAGATACAGACTTCGGAAATAAATCGTgcaaaacttaataaatttaaatgtattacttttgtatatggttttattttacagaaaattcGAGTGATGCGTTTTAACTATTTGAAACGACACTTGCtctgtttttgtaaacatgaagcctttaaattatTGAGTGCCAAATATACATGCACGACCAattttcgaaatcatccgaaaaaaACGCAATAATAAATAAGCGTACCGGTTAACATTCTTCGTTGTTGTTCTTTACAtaagtaaaatttaaattaaaacgactaattgtttgtttgctatatGTCAAAATCCATTGATCGagcattaaagggactgtcaaccacgaatgacgaaaaaataaaagttctaaaatacagtgtgtttttttacaattgttagtttatattgattaaaatataatctggtatgttacattacttgaaaaaagttaatattttcagtatattcggtaataaaatttcgcaatgtgaaatcgaaagtacatcgcgaaaataggtgacaacgatttacacactataaataacgcaagtagattgatcattttatatataaaatatatacaattcactacgcatgcactatttgcatttctgggtttaccacATGTCGATGATGATctatctactggcgttatttatagttaactggtagttacctggtagacatacccagtaaaatgtattaccaaatatactgaaaatatgaaaacttaacaacttttttcaagtaatgtaatataccagtcgtgatattttagtcaatataaactaaaagtTGTAAAAAACAACGGTATTTCACagcttttcttttcttcgtcgtcgtggttgacagccAATTTAACGTTTCAATCCggttaaaaataataacaatgttattGGAGTATTTAGGACAATGCGTTGAACCACGTTGACTGGCTTTGTAATTTTTACGTCCCTTGATGTAATAAGCGCAAACAAATATAGTTGTTTATGTGTGATCGTTTAATTGCGTATGTTTCATAACGTCGTTTTGCTGTACTgttataatattaatatgtacCATTTTctaattaataattattacattCACTTATTAGTATGTATTATAATGAACATGCGACGTGACGTTAACTATTTGGCTACCTTCACTCTATTACCTGGACATGTACATGGACGCCTTTTCTTCCCACTTCTTCTTCGAGACGTCAAACATGACCATTCCGTTCAAGTAATTCGACCCGTCGAACCCACCTGCGACGTAAATCTTATCTCGAATGGTTACAGTGCCGTGATAGGCCCGGGGCCGGGGCAACTCGCATTCCCTTATTTCGAACCACTGGTCAGCGACCTTGTCGTATGTCTCAACTGAATCCGTTACTCCTTCTTTTGCCCATCCACCGAGAACGATTATAACCTGATTTGGAATCCGGGGCATCGTCGTTTGGGTCAACATGAAGGTTTTTGATTTTACCGATGGATCTCTTGTTGATCGGTATTTCTTCACCATATCATATGACTCTAATATCCTGTCCATACATGGGCCTCGTTTGAGGTCCCTGCGATGTAAAATCTTGTCTTTGAAGCATTCTTCTGTTATAAACGGAAATCTGACCGCCTCGAGAAGAATTGTGACATGCTCTTTACGTTCCCTTGGAGCAAAGTCTGTCCACTTCATAACTGCTTCATATACGTCGTCTTCCAAATGAGCGTTAAGCTTATCGTCAGATATAATCTCATACAGCTCTTCTGGTTCTAATTGCGAGAATTCATCACTACGCTCTGTAATTTCTTTGAAATGTGACGTGACAAAGACCCAGCATAAATCGCCAAGTTCTTTGTTGTTGTAGTATCTGGCAAATCGTAGAAACCCGATACAATTTTCCGGAGCTATTTCTGACGCAAAGAAATCTATGCATTCTTGTAATAGGCCTAAAACGTTGAATCTATCGGCGGCTGCGAATAACTCTTCAACAATGTCGGTAGTAATTGTAACTTCTTTCGTGTAAGCGTAATCAATTACCATTTCCATCATCTTCATAGAAATTCCTTGGATTGTCACTTCATTTGTAAGGGTTTCTTGAAGACCGTTGGTGAAAAGAGATCTGAAGAATTCGCTGCAACTTGACATGATTGCCCGATGAACAGGCAATGTTTTCGATTCGCCGGGAATGCAAATATTGGCATCGCAGAACATCCCAGTTTTTCGCATTAATGCGAGATTGCGACGGAAATCAATGTTTTCCTTTATATGCGTCGATTCGTCCATGCTTGTTGTGATGCTTTTCATAGTTGGCATGTTTGTCCATAGGTATCTAATTGGCGCTGTGACGTCGATTTTACTGACGTAATTTGGCGGGAGGGCTGACGCCGTTTTTATG from Dreissena polymorpha isolate Duluth1 chromosome 1, UMN_Dpol_1.0, whole genome shotgun sequence carries:
- the LOC127865183 gene encoding kelch-like protein 10, translating into MPTMKSITTSMDESTHIKENIDFRRNLALMRKTGMFCDANICIPGESKTLPVHRAIMSSCSEFFRSLFTNGLQETLTNEVTIQGISMKMMEMVIDYAYTKEVTITTDIVEELFAAADRFNVLGLLQECIDFFASEIAPENCIGFLRFARYYNNKELGDLCWVFVTSHFKEITERSDEFSQLEPEELYEIISDDKLNAHLEDDVYEAVMKWTDFAPRERKEHVTILLEAVRFPFITEECFKDKILHRRDLKRGPCMDRILESYDMVKKYRSTRDPSVKSKTFMLTQTTMPRIPNQVIIVLGGWAKEGVTDSVETYDKVADQWFEIRECELPRPRAYHGTVTIRDKIYVAGGFDGSNYLNGMVMFDVSKKKWEEKASMYMSRCYVSVVEIDGVIYACGGYDGRQRHNSMERYDRTRNQWTLVTPMFNRRSDAGATTLRGKLYIAGGFDGTACLLTAEMYDPVADQWTLLTQMAMRRSGVSLVACEDHVYAVGGYDGHRRLETVEYFDHIRGLWHSATSMLLGRSNFSCVVMDGNIYAMGGYDGEKTSPEMECYRSDKKTWYAMNDMKIGRSAVSACAVRDIYNTRDFSFHGNGARATDIDEIFGETETATATKNTEFARRLNKWRTSPNARGNVTEI